In the Verrucomicrobiia bacterium genome, one interval contains:
- a CDS encoding DNA recombination protein RmuC, with product MEIIVGLLIILLLVVGVVLFLLYQRLNDLKSNTATDFLKQDITELARGIGDLRDGLQQTMMDRLDRNHVSMQQQLSESAKIVADVTQRLTKLDETNRRVVDVADELKTLQNVLQNPKQRGVFGEYYLETVLSNVLPPGRFQMQYKFNDGVIVDAVIFLDRNQVLPIDSKFSLENYNRLIETTDKALRDKLVTQLKADLKLRIDETSKYIRPNENTMDFAFMFIPSEALYYDLLINKVGVTAVGARDLIEYAFRDKRVIIVSPTSFMAYLQTVLQGLRSLQIEEQAKDIQVRVGQLSRHLEAYDTFMQKLGNSLSTTVNHYNTANKELQKIDKDVVKIAKTQQVITPLIVDRPQKDE from the coding sequence ATGGAAATTATTGTTGGGCTTCTGATTATCTTACTACTTGTTGTTGGGGTGGTACTGTTTTTATTGTATCAACGATTAAACGACTTAAAGTCGAACACGGCCACCGATTTCTTAAAACAAGATATTACCGAGCTCGCCCGCGGGATTGGTGATTTACGCGACGGACTGCAGCAAACCATGATGGATCGCCTTGATCGCAATCATGTGTCAATGCAGCAGCAGTTGAGCGAAAGCGCCAAGATTGTAGCTGATGTGACGCAGCGTCTTACTAAGCTCGATGAAACCAACCGTCGGGTTGTTGATGTCGCCGACGAGCTCAAAACTTTACAAAATGTACTACAAAACCCAAAACAGCGTGGTGTTTTTGGCGAGTATTATCTTGAAACGGTGCTATCAAACGTTTTGCCGCCCGGACGATTTCAGATGCAGTATAAATTTAACGATGGCGTGATTGTTGACGCTGTTATCTTCCTCGATAGAAATCAAGTACTGCCGATTGATAGCAAATTTAGCCTAGAAAACTACAACCGATTGATTGAAACGACCGATAAAGCCTTGCGCGACAAACTTGTTACGCAGCTAAAAGCCGACTTAAAACTGCGAATTGATGAAACCAGCAAGTACATCCGGCCAAACGAAAATACCATGGATTTTGCTTTCATGTTTATTCCTAGTGAGGCGCTGTATTATGACTTATTGATTAATAAAGTTGGTGTGACCGCGGTCGGCGCGCGCGATTTAATTGAATACGCTTTTCGTGATAAGCGGGTTATAATCGTCAGTCCAACCAGCTTCATGGCGTATCTGCAAACGGTGCTGCAAGGCCTCCGGAGCTTACAAATCGAAGAACAAGCGAAAGATATCCAAGTGCGCGTGGGGCAACTGAGTCGCCATCTTGAAGCTTATGATACCTTTATGCAAAAACTTGGTAACAGCCTGAGTACTACTGTTAACCATTACAACACCGCTAACAAAGAGCTACAGAAGATCGATAAAGACGTCGTTAAGATTGCGAAAACTCAACAAGTAATTACGCCACTGATTGTGGATCGGCCGCAAAAAGACGAATAG
- a CDS encoding aquaporin, which produces MDTAEQSAPNNEPVRDTAPARKKNLPIGPLAAEFIGTFLLAGVIITTSGQPLYIFLAIAALVAILGGISGAHLNPALTIGAAMVRRLTPLRALGYILAQIIGAMLAFITLSWLLGGVPDQPNAVTGQMQQAELFKAAALTEGKEWYAFFAEILGASILGFAVAHALTEKRERFTSAFSVAGGLMIGLILAGSTAILNPAVALSLQALKFELWPIAVHVIAPIIGAIIGFLIFKLVEKSTPQEPAAQPIES; this is translated from the coding sequence ATGGACACGGCTGAACAATCAGCGCCCAACAACGAGCCAGTTCGCGACACAGCACCAGCTCGTAAGAAAAATCTGCCAATTGGACCGCTTGCCGCTGAGTTTATCGGCACATTTTTACTAGCAGGGGTTATTATCACGACTAGCGGCCAGCCGCTCTATATTTTTCTTGCGATCGCAGCATTAGTAGCGATTCTTGGCGGTATATCTGGCGCCCACTTAAACCCAGCTCTTACTATTGGTGCTGCCATGGTCCGACGTCTGACCCCGCTCCGTGCACTTGGCTACATTTTGGCGCAAATCATTGGTGCAATGCTAGCCTTCATTACGCTGAGCTGGCTGCTTGGCGGCGTACCTGATCAGCCGAATGCCGTCACCGGTCAGATGCAACAAGCCGAGCTATTTAAAGCCGCTGCCTTAACCGAAGGTAAAGAGTGGTACGCCTTCTTTGCTGAAATACTTGGCGCGTCTATTCTCGGTTTTGCTGTGGCCCACGCACTGACTGAAAAGCGCGAACGCTTTACTTCAGCCTTCAGTGTTGCCGGCGGACTTATGATTGGTTTGATTCTTGCAGGTTCAACTGCAATTTTAAACCCTGCCGTTGCACTGTCGCTGCAAGCGCTCAAATTTGAACTGTGGCCAATTGCCGTGCATGTTATCGCCCCAATTATCGGTGCCATTATTGGTTTCTTGATCTTCAAGTTGGTTGAAAAATCTACCCCTCAAGAACCAGCTGCACAGCCAATTGAATCGTAA
- a CDS encoding ZIP family metal transporter, translated as MESSWILVISAVLAGALVSLAGGLYLLYGKVSNKSVQRIAVPFAAGALLAAVFLDLLPEALIREDARVISMAVLAGFVGFFILERFLHWFHHHRKHAEGQEERSTRSSATTLVVIGDTAHNFIDGLAIGAAFLVSPITGIITTIAIAAHEIPQEIGDFGLLLSKGVKRSKVLLFNALSALATIVGAVLVFGLGEHFVIPQAMLLAITAGFFIYIAASDIVPAIHAEPSTKVANLQTLILLGGMLFVGMTTTLAHQFMHHHPEVHVEEGHHEPGHDHEHHHEHEGSHHEEYHHE; from the coding sequence ATGGAAAGTTCATGGATTTTAGTAATAAGCGCCGTGCTCGCCGGCGCACTGGTATCGTTAGCGGGTGGATTGTATTTACTGTATGGAAAGGTAAGCAACAAAAGCGTCCAGCGAATAGCCGTGCCGTTTGCGGCCGGCGCGCTTTTAGCTGCTGTCTTCCTTGATTTGCTGCCAGAGGCGCTTATCCGCGAGGATGCCAGGGTAATTTCAATGGCGGTATTGGCCGGGTTTGTTGGTTTCTTTATATTAGAGCGGTTTTTGCACTGGTTTCATCACCATCGGAAGCACGCTGAAGGCCAGGAAGAACGCTCAACTCGTTCGTCGGCGACCACCTTGGTGGTTATTGGCGATACGGCGCATAACTTTATTGACGGCTTAGCGATTGGTGCAGCCTTTTTGGTCAGCCCAATTACTGGTATTATCACCACAATTGCCATTGCGGCACATGAAATTCCGCAGGAAATTGGCGATTTTGGACTATTGCTGTCGAAGGGCGTCAAGCGCTCAAAGGTGCTGCTTTTTAACGCCCTTAGTGCGCTAGCGACAATTGTGGGTGCGGTCCTGGTATTTGGCTTAGGCGAACATTTCGTCATTCCGCAGGCAATGCTACTTGCAATTACTGCCGGCTTCTTTATATATATTGCCGCCTCAGATATCGTACCGGCTATTCACGCTGAACCAAGTACCAAAGTCGCTAATCTGCAAACGCTGATACTGCTTGGTGGTATGCTATTTGTAGGGATGACGACCACTTTGGCGCATCAATTTATGCACCATCATCCAGAAGTGCATGTTGAAGAAGGGCACCATGAGCCTGGTCATGACCACGAACACCACCACGAGCACGAAGGATCTCATCACGAGGAATATCATCACGAATAG
- a CDS encoding phenylalanine--tRNA ligase subunit alpha — protein MNDIASIREALLERIARDPEPRTVLKAAEFKELYKKLASLPPEERASFGKAVNELKQALETAIAEKETKATTEVEPLDVTAPWDPNLPEAQRPQLLPAEQGTQHPLTTELEKVIDIFTRMGFRAIESRQIDDDWHMFGALNFPENHPARDGYDTFRTEEGFIPPAHTSTMQTRIIREGKAALEKGEAIASVSYGRVFRNEDLDATHEHTFYQVEGVYVSKTATLAEMLATLQSFFEAYYGQSLKIKTQPGYFPFVEPGLEFMIEKPAAIGGKPGEWLEMLGCGMIHPNVLKAAGVNPEEYRGFAWGGGLERLVMLAYGINDLRYFESGKLSFLRKF, from the coding sequence ATGAACGACATAGCATCCATTCGCGAGGCGTTATTAGAACGTATTGCCCGAGACCCCGAGCCAAGAACTGTTTTGAAGGCAGCTGAATTTAAAGAGTTGTACAAAAAACTAGCCAGCCTGCCGCCAGAAGAGCGGGCTTCGTTTGGTAAGGCAGTTAACGAACTCAAGCAAGCACTTGAAACAGCCATTGCCGAAAAAGAAACCAAAGCCACTACCGAGGTTGAGCCTCTTGACGTCACCGCCCCTTGGGACCCTAACCTGCCCGAAGCCCAGCGGCCACAGTTGCTGCCAGCCGAACAAGGTACCCAGCACCCTCTGACCACTGAGCTCGAAAAGGTGATCGATATTTTTACCCGCATGGGATTCCGGGCGATCGAATCGCGACAAATCGATGACGACTGGCACATGTTTGGCGCCTTAAACTTTCCTGAAAACCACCCCGCTCGCGATGGTTACGATACTTTTCGTACCGAAGAAGGATTTATCCCCCCCGCCCACACCAGCACTATGCAGACGCGCATTATACGTGAAGGAAAAGCGGCGCTTGAAAAAGGCGAAGCAATCGCGAGTGTTAGTTACGGCCGGGTGTTTCGTAACGAAGACCTTGATGCCACGCATGAGCACACGTTTTACCAGGTAGAAGGGGTGTATGTCAGTAAAACCGCTACCTTAGCTGAGATGCTCGCCACCTTACAGAGCTTTTTTGAAGCTTATTATGGCCAATCGCTTAAAATCAAAACCCAGCCTGGTTACTTTCCGTTTGTTGAGCCTGGCCTTGAGTTTATGATTGAAAAACCGGCTGCAATTGGCGGCAAGCCAGGGGAATGGCTCGAGATGCTCGGCTGCGGGATGATTCACCCTAACGTCTTGAAAGCTGCCGGCGTTAACCCCGAAGAGTATCGTGGTTTTGCTTGGGGCGGCGGCCTCGAGCGACTGGTGATGCTCGCTTACGGCATTAATGACTTACGGTACTTTGAATCTGGCAAACTTAGCTTCTTGAGGAAATTCTGA
- the pheT gene encoding phenylalanine--tRNA ligase subunit beta: MIISVNWLKQFVPIDRPIDELVALIGSRLVEVEEVIDLGAKYQGIIVAQAKKVTPHPNADRLKVVMIDDGRAHSDVERDADGLVQVVCGAPNVQEGMLVAWLPPGAMVPASFSDAEPFVLEARPLRGIKSNGMLASAKELAIGDNHDGIVAIDKQVAPGAPFAEAYELNDYLLDIENKSLTHRPDSFGLIGFAREIAAIQGLQFTTPTWFTMLEPILAGKTPSDKAEPTVTIASPDICERYQAVVLANVDAAMQSPLQVQSYLSRVGVRPISAVVDVTNYLMLLTGQPLHAFDYDKFVAASSTGKPDVVVRTGHDGEKLELLDGRTITLTSEDIVIAAGETPVALGGAMGGASTEISSDTKNVLLEAASFNLYNLRATQMRHGIFSEAITRFTKGQPAPITAPVLASAIRMLTDFTGAKRVSEVIDIYPQPESTRILRPQLQKINAVLGTDLSLEAAATPLQHAEFIATPEGDKLIVAVPYWRKDIAIDEDVIEEIGRVLGYDTIIPQLPLRTYRAVHPEPFDQFKQGLRQRLTSAGANELLTYSFVHGKVLEHAGQDAAQAFRITNAISPELQYYRLSLTPSLLTKVHPNSKQGFDYFALYEINKVHQKGMMDTTEPEVPAEYSRLALTLAASKKTAALKGSAYYQAKYFLEFLLKGQKLSFEPLASNDSPLAAPFQVGRSATVLMAGQPIGVVGEYTAAAQKNFKLPTYAAGFELDLDVLYKNYTFMQEFTPPPRFQGTEKDVCVQVAPDRSYAEVAAVVQSALKDSPFQWQLSPLDMYQPADAAYKNITVHLTLHDPIKTIDLEEVKQLITAIETAVDKQLQAKIV; the protein is encoded by the coding sequence ATGATTATAAGTGTAAATTGGTTAAAACAATTTGTCCCCATCGACCGACCGATCGATGAGCTGGTAGCTTTAATTGGCAGCCGACTAGTTGAAGTTGAAGAAGTGATTGATCTTGGCGCCAAATATCAGGGAATAATCGTCGCTCAGGCAAAAAAAGTGACGCCTCACCCCAATGCTGACCGCCTAAAAGTGGTAATGATCGATGACGGTAGAGCTCACTCGGACGTCGAACGCGATGCAGATGGTTTGGTGCAAGTTGTCTGCGGTGCGCCTAATGTGCAAGAAGGCATGCTGGTTGCCTGGCTGCCACCAGGGGCAATGGTGCCGGCGAGTTTTTCTGATGCTGAGCCATTCGTGCTTGAAGCTCGCCCGCTGCGCGGTATCAAAAGCAATGGGATGCTCGCCAGCGCTAAAGAGCTAGCAATTGGCGACAACCACGACGGGATCGTGGCCATCGATAAGCAGGTTGCACCGGGCGCTCCTTTTGCCGAGGCCTACGAACTCAACGACTACTTGCTTGATATTGAAAATAAATCGCTAACCCACCGGCCAGATTCCTTTGGTTTAATTGGTTTTGCACGCGAAATCGCCGCTATTCAAGGGCTGCAGTTCACGACACCTACCTGGTTTACCATGCTCGAGCCAATTCTGGCTGGAAAAACACCAAGCGACAAAGCCGAACCAACCGTTACTATTGCCAGCCCCGATATCTGCGAACGTTACCAGGCAGTGGTGCTAGCGAATGTTGATGCTGCCATGCAATCGCCGCTGCAGGTGCAGTCGTATTTATCACGGGTTGGGGTGCGGCCAATTAGCGCGGTAGTTGATGTGACAAACTATTTGATGCTTTTAACCGGCCAGCCGCTCCATGCGTTTGACTATGATAAATTTGTAGCTGCAAGTAGCACGGGTAAGCCTGATGTGGTGGTCCGAACTGGCCATGACGGCGAGAAGCTCGAGCTGCTTGATGGCCGCACCATCACCCTTACTTCAGAAGATATTGTTATTGCCGCCGGTGAAACACCTGTCGCGCTCGGTGGCGCCATGGGCGGCGCCTCAACCGAAATCAGCAGTGATACAAAAAATGTCTTACTTGAAGCCGCCAGCTTTAACCTATATAACCTGCGGGCCACCCAAATGCGCCACGGCATCTTTTCTGAGGCAATTACGCGCTTCACTAAGGGCCAGCCGGCACCTATAACCGCACCAGTGCTTGCCAGTGCCATTAGAATGCTGACTGATTTCACTGGCGCAAAGCGAGTTTCCGAAGTTATAGATATTTATCCACAGCCCGAATCGACGCGCATATTACGCCCACAGCTGCAAAAAATTAATGCCGTGCTTGGCACTGATTTATCCCTAGAAGCCGCTGCCACGCCGCTGCAGCATGCCGAATTTATAGCGACGCCCGAAGGCGACAAGCTAATCGTTGCCGTGCCATACTGGCGCAAAGATATTGCTATTGACGAAGATGTGATTGAGGAGATTGGCCGAGTTTTGGGGTATGATACCATCATCCCGCAGTTACCGCTGCGGACCTACCGCGCAGTCCACCCTGAGCCATTCGACCAATTCAAGCAAGGCTTACGCCAGCGCCTTACGAGCGCCGGTGCTAACGAACTGCTGACTTATAGCTTTGTACACGGTAAAGTCCTCGAACACGCCGGGCAAGATGCAGCCCAAGCTTTCCGGATTACCAATGCAATCAGTCCTGAGCTGCAGTATTATCGTTTGAGCCTCACCCCGAGCTTACTAACAAAAGTGCACCCCAATAGCAAGCAAGGCTTTGATTATTTCGCGCTGTACGAAATTAATAAAGTCCATCAAAAAGGCATGATGGATACCACCGAACCAGAGGTGCCCGCCGAATACAGCCGGTTGGCGCTGACGCTAGCGGCGAGTAAAAAAACCGCTGCCTTAAAAGGCAGTGCCTACTACCAGGCAAAGTATTTCCTTGAGTTTCTGCTAAAAGGCCAGAAGCTTTCCTTTGAGCCGCTCGCCAGCAACGATTCACCGCTTGCTGCGCCGTTTCAAGTTGGTCGAAGTGCCACGGTACTTATGGCTGGGCAGCCAATTGGCGTGGTGGGTGAATATACGGCAGCTGCACAGAAGAACTTTAAGCTACCCACATATGCTGCCGGGTTTGAGCTCGATCTGGACGTGCTTTATAAAAACTATACGTTTATGCAGGAATTTACACCACCGCCACGCTTCCAGGGCACAGAAAAAGACGTTTGTGTGCAAGTAGCGCCCGATCGCTCGTACGCTGAAGTTGCAGCGGTGGTGCAATCTGCGCTTAAGGACAGTCCTTTCCAGTGGCAACTTTCACCGCTTGATATGTATCAGCCGGCCGATGCAGCATACAAAAATATTACCGTGCATCTGACATTGCATGATCCGATTAAGACAATCGATCTTGAAGAGGTCAAGCAACTTATTACCGCAATTGAAACGGCGGTGGACAAACAGCTACAGGCTAAAATTGTATAA
- a CDS encoding FKBP-type peptidyl-prolyl cis-trans isomerase, producing MSTSRAQRIGIWTIAIVMAVGTIGGYFLIIVENENRNRIAQQAQEEQQKAQERASKPAEALPGYKAEKFDAKKVKELKTEDLKKGNGKEVKEGAQIEVNYFGWTPDGKIFDSTNRGGEVEPIGLSLGGVIEGWSKGLVGAKEGSTRKLIIPAKQAYGEQGSGSSIPPNTPLTFIVEITKVTS from the coding sequence ATGAGCACAAGTCGCGCCCAGCGAATCGGTATTTGGACCATTGCAATCGTTATGGCGGTTGGTACGATTGGCGGTTACTTTTTAATTATCGTTGAAAACGAAAACCGTAATCGAATCGCGCAGCAGGCACAGGAGGAGCAGCAAAAAGCTCAAGAGCGTGCGAGCAAGCCAGCTGAAGCTTTGCCGGGCTACAAAGCCGAAAAATTTGATGCTAAAAAGGTCAAAGAGCTAAAAACCGAAGACCTGAAAAAAGGCAATGGCAAAGAGGTTAAAGAAGGCGCACAGATTGAAGTCAATTACTTTGGCTGGACGCCGGATGGTAAGATTTTTGATAGCACCAACCGCGGTGGCGAAGTAGAACCTATTGGCTTATCGCTAGGCGGGGTGATTGAAGGCTGGAGCAAAGGATTAGTCGGCGCCAAAGAAGGAAGTACTCGCAAACTAATTATTCCCGCTAAGCAGGCTTATGGCGAACAAGGTTCAGGTAGTAGCATCCCACCAAACACCCCACTGACCTTCATTGTCGAAATTACAAAAGTTACTTCTTAA
- a CDS encoding glutaredoxin family protein encodes MAKDITIYTSNTCASCRTIKQWLTTKGYTYSVINIDEVPEERQNIISLTGRMEVPVTVVSDQEQDKKAVTVGWKPGEIMAALAA; translated from the coding sequence ATGGCCAAAGACATTACTATTTATACTTCAAACACTTGTGCATCGTGCCGAACGATAAAGCAGTGGCTCACCACCAAAGGCTATACCTACAGTGTTATAAATATTGACGAAGTGCCAGAAGAACGCCAAAATATTATTTCCCTTACCGGCCGAATGGAAGTGCCCGTAACGGTGGTCAGCGATCAAGAGCAGGACAAAAAGGCTGTAACAGTTGGTTGGAAGCCGGGCGAAATTATGGCTGCTTTGGCCGCTTAG
- a CDS encoding FAD-dependent oxidoreductase: MNEDTIHDVVMIGAGPSALAAAVYTTREDIETLLIEKGAIGGLAAVTDLVDNYPGFPKGIHGLELADQLQAQAERFGAKIDFGEVTGLEDKGEIKEVITTEGTLKAKAVLIATGSDYKKLKVPGENEFYGRGVHFCATCDGAFYRDKRLVVVGGGNSAVQETIFLTRYATHIDMLVRSSIKASDILQKELQGYIDAGKVTVHLKTTIDEIVGEDNKVTGVKVKKDSQPETIATDGVFVFIGLLPNTGFLKSTTIALDEQGFIKTDGHLMTTLPGVFASGDVRSGATMQIASAVGEGATAALNLREYIEGPLR, encoded by the coding sequence ATGAATGAAGATACAATTCATGATGTGGTAATGATTGGTGCTGGGCCAAGTGCGCTAGCTGCTGCCGTGTATACTACTCGCGAAGATATTGAAACCCTCCTTATTGAAAAGGGGGCTATTGGTGGGCTAGCGGCGGTCACGGATTTAGTTGATAACTACCCTGGCTTTCCAAAGGGTATTCATGGCCTCGAACTAGCCGATCAATTGCAGGCGCAAGCCGAGCGTTTTGGCGCCAAGATTGACTTTGGCGAAGTAACTGGCCTCGAAGATAAAGGCGAGATAAAAGAAGTTATTACCACTGAAGGCACGTTAAAAGCCAAGGCTGTACTAATTGCGACTGGCAGTGACTACAAAAAGCTGAAAGTACCAGGAGAAAACGAATTCTATGGTCGCGGCGTGCATTTTTGCGCCACCTGCGACGGTGCTTTTTACCGGGATAAACGATTGGTAGTGGTTGGTGGCGGGAACTCGGCTGTGCAAGAAACTATTTTCTTAACGCGGTACGCCACGCATATCGACATGCTGGTGCGCAGCAGTATCAAGGCTAGCGATATCCTGCAAAAAGAGCTACAGGGCTATATTGATGCCGGGAAGGTCACCGTGCACCTGAAAACCACCATCGACGAAATTGTCGGCGAAGATAATAAAGTCACCGGTGTGAAAGTCAAAAAAGATAGCCAACCTGAAACTATTGCCACCGACGGCGTGTTTGTTTTTATTGGCCTGCTCCCTAATACCGGCTTTCTAAAAAGCACCACGATCGCTCTCGATGAACAGGGCTTCATTAAAACCGATGGGCACCTTATGACGACGCTGCCCGGTGTGTTTGCCAGTGGTGATGTCCGCAGTGGCGCCACCATGCAAATTGCCAGCGCGGTTGGCGAAGGTGCGACTGCCGCCTTGAATCTTCGTGAATATATAGAAGGCCCCCTGCGCTAA
- a CDS encoding glycerophosphodiester phosphodiesterase — protein MIVISHRGAAGLRAENSIAAIRAGIKAGADIIEFDVRTTKDGIPILSHDFHTVRTQKKLDFIKRHTLSELRKRFAGSEHPIVTLDDALREAFGKVMLNIEIKQHSAVAPTLEVLKKYIKKRSDWDTIIFSSFSVRALKAIRAAIPKAQLAMLHSLNPLAFIAHERKLRLSAVGFHRLRITKLAVEVAKRLDLFVYVYTVNRPQALPALEKLGVDGIVTDFPNKFADPPR, from the coding sequence ATGATAGTTATTAGCCACCGTGGAGCAGCTGGTTTGCGCGCTGAAAATTCGATTGCTGCCATTCGAGCCGGCATAAAAGCTGGTGCCGATATAATTGAATTTGACGTGCGAACCACCAAAGACGGCATACCGATTTTAAGCCACGACTTCCATACCGTCCGGACCCAAAAAAAGCTCGATTTTATTAAACGACACACCCTTAGCGAACTTCGAAAACGCTTTGCTGGTTCGGAACACCCCATTGTCACCCTCGATGATGCGCTTCGTGAGGCTTTTGGGAAAGTTATGCTGAACATTGAGATAAAACAGCACAGCGCCGTAGCGCCAACGCTAGAAGTTTTAAAAAAGTACATTAAAAAACGTTCCGACTGGGACACAATTATTTTTTCGTCGTTTTCGGTCCGGGCATTGAAAGCTATCCGAGCAGCCATTCCCAAAGCCCAGCTTGCAATGCTCCATTCGCTGAATCCGCTAGCGTTTATTGCGCACGAACGAAAGCTGCGACTTTCGGCTGTCGGGTTTCATCGCTTGCGGATCACCAAACTAGCAGTAGAGGTCGCAAAACGCCTCGATTTATTTGTTTATGTCTATACAGTGAATCGGCCGCAAGCGCTGCCGGCACTTGAGAAGCTCGGCGTCGATGGCATCGTTACTGACTTTCCAAATAAATTCGCCGACCCGCCTCGTTAG
- a CDS encoding inorganic diphosphatase, producing the protein MADFNKILDAGDVDGGIINVINEIPLGSSHKIEWNRKLAVFQLDREEPQIFAKPVNYGFIPQTLDDDGDELDVLIYTSSGEPIPMGVYLEGQIIGILNFEDDGEQDHKVVVVPADDRNNANAITSLDDLGEQWKKKIEHHFNHYKDLKKLGSTKVLGWGDAEEAKATIKECIERWQNQ; encoded by the coding sequence ATGGCTGATTTTAACAAAATTCTCGATGCCGGTGATGTCGATGGTGGCATCATTAATGTAATTAATGAAATTCCGCTTGGCTCAAGCCATAAAATTGAATGGAACCGTAAGCTGGCAGTTTTTCAGCTCGACCGTGAAGAGCCCCAGATTTTTGCTAAGCCAGTAAACTATGGTTTTATTCCGCAAACACTTGATGATGACGGCGACGAACTTGATGTGCTAATCTATACCAGCTCTGGCGAACCGATTCCAATGGGTGTTTACCTTGAGGGGCAAATTATTGGCATTTTGAACTTTGAAGACGACGGCGAACAAGATCACAAAGTAGTGGTGGTGCCAGCCGATGATCGCAACAACGCTAACGCGATTACCAGTTTAGATGACCTCGGTGAGCAGTGGAAGAAAAAGATCGAACACCATTTTAACCACTATAAAGACCTTAAGAAACTTGGTTCAACCAAGGTGCTTGGTTGGGGCGATGCTGAAGAAGCGAAAGCAACAATTAAGGAGTGCATTGAGCGCTGGCAGAATCAGTAG
- a CDS encoding RelA/SpoT family protein has protein sequence MKKRDLLASAKPFYAEDMLAELEHAIDYATEKHRGQKRKSGEPYITHPLAVADTLIDWGMDIDTVLAGVLHDTVEDTAATLAEIENLFGRNVAFLVDGVTKVSQARAGMRDISSYLPQTKDNLSKLLIAVGQDVRVIIIKLADRLHNLRTLQHMPPEKQQKIARESLEVFAPLADRLGMGRVRMQIEELAFSYIEPREFKHLKKLMKDRLGKSHRKLAIVRQEVAATLRREHIPHTIDGRIKSIYSLHKKLHKVDGNIDDIYDLIALRIIVEDHAACYKVLGILHSLYQPMIARIKDYIAAPKPNGYQSLHTTVITPNKQIVEFQIRTHDMHEYAERGLAASFHYHAQKSSSSYKKRRTAALPMELQWITQLQEIAIKLKVNQDVPLSQLKIDLFGDRIFVYSPKGDIYNLPEGALPLDFAYLVHSDIAKHAAGCKINGKIASFDTPLKAGDVVEILTKRLSSPKPAWLELVKTNHAREKLKSQLKKTSLLN, from the coding sequence ATGAAAAAACGCGACCTGCTAGCCAGCGCAAAACCCTTTTATGCCGAAGATATGCTCGCTGAGCTCGAGCACGCGATTGACTATGCCACTGAAAAACACCGCGGGCAAAAGCGCAAAAGTGGCGAGCCGTACATTACGCATCCACTGGCGGTCGCCGATACGCTGATTGATTGGGGCATGGATATCGACACGGTTCTCGCGGGCGTGCTCCACGATACGGTCGAAGACACCGCTGCGACGTTAGCAGAAATCGAAAACTTATTCGGCCGCAACGTTGCCTTTTTAGTTGACGGTGTCACAAAAGTAAGCCAAGCCCGGGCAGGTATGCGCGATATTTCTAGCTACCTTCCGCAAACCAAAGATAATTTAAGCAAATTGCTGATTGCTGTTGGTCAGGATGTGCGGGTGATTATCATAAAACTCGCCGACCGGCTCCACAATTTACGCACTCTACAGCACATGCCGCCGGAAAAACAACAAAAAATCGCCCGCGAGAGCCTTGAGGTATTTGCGCCCCTGGCAGATCGGCTTGGTATGGGGCGGGTCCGAATGCAGATTGAAGAACTGGCGTTTAGCTACATTGAACCAAGAGAATTTAAGCACCTTAAAAAGCTCATGAAAGACCGGCTCGGTAAATCACATCGCAAGCTGGCTATAGTGCGCCAAGAAGTTGCCGCGACACTCCGCCGTGAACACATCCCGCACACCATCGACGGCCGCATCAAAAGCATTTATAGTCTCCATAAAAAGCTCCATAAAGTTGATGGGAACATTGACGATATCTACGACCTGATTGCCCTACGGATTATCGTTGAAGATCACGCGGCTTGTTATAAGGTGCTCGGCATTCTCCATAGCTTGTACCAGCCAATGATTGCCCGCATTAAAGATTACATTGCGGCACCAAAACCGAATGGCTACCAAAGCCTACATACCACGGTTATTACCCCTAATAAGCAAATTGTCGAGTTTCAGATTCGCACCCATGACATGCACGAATACGCCGAACGCGGGCTGGCCGCCAGCTTTCATTACCATGCCCAAAAAAGCAGCTCCTCTTACAAAAAACGCCGTACCGCCGCTTTGCCCATGGAACTGCAGTGGATCACCCAGCTGCAAGAAATTGCCATCAAATTAAAAGTCAACCAAGATGTACCATTGAGCCAGCTCAAAATTGACCTGTTTGGTGATCGTATTTTTGTGTATTCACCAAAGGGCGACATTTACAACCTACCTGAAGGCGCACTGCCGCTGGATTTTGCCTACTTGGTCCATAGTGATATTGCTAAGCACGCTGCTGGCTGTAAGATTAATGGCAAGATTGCCTCTTTTGACACCCCGCTAAAAGCTGGTGACGTGGTTGAAATCCTGACAAAACGCCTGAGTAGCCCAAAGCCAGCCTGGCTGGAACTCGTGAAAACTAATCATGCGCGTGAAAAACTGAAGAGTCAGCTAAAGAAGACGTCTCTGTTGAATTGA